In Rhineura floridana isolate rRhiFlo1 chromosome 6, rRhiFlo1.hap2, whole genome shotgun sequence, one genomic interval encodes:
- the SOX12 gene encoding transcription factor SOX-12 — protein sequence MVQQRNVRSRGTDTKREVCPKDALLLKDAKGEPGWCKTPSGHIKRPMNAFMVWSQNERRKIMDQWPDMHNAEISKRLGRRWQLLQDSEKIPFVKEAERLRLKHMADYPDYKYRPRKKGKVGSAKSRPRVPVKIKPSSVLGRVASSRRQSPKQDAGAGSETGCGSAPELDDNPLEARLLETPFDDGPKTPSKEFWHVLPATGEKGGWAANSGEPKDHEAAALAKPFLGQARSSEIPSPAFTRSPLSSFASSDEELEEELFSFLPGRAQPNTPCGTSDWSVFDKDLDLFPLGATSHFEFPDYCTPEVTEMIAGDWLMSSISDLVFTY from the coding sequence ATGGTCCAGCAGAGGAACGTGAGAAGCAGAGGGACGGACACCAAGAGGGAGGTGTGTCCCAAAGATGCCCTGCTTTTGAAGGATGCCAAAGGAGAGCCAGGATGGTGTAAGACGCCGAGCGGGCACATTAAGCGTCCCATGAACGCCTTCATGGTGTGGTCCCAGAACGAGAGGCGGAAAATCATGGACCAGTGGCCAGACATGCACAACGCTGAAATCTCCAAGCGCCTTGGCCGGCGGTGGCAGCTGCTACAAGACTCTGAGAAGATCCCCTTTGTCAAGGAGGCAGAGCGGCTGCGGCTGAAACACATGGCCGACTACCCCGACTACAAGTACCGGCCCAGGAAGAAAGGGAAGGTGGGGAGTGCCAAGTCCCGCCCGAGAGTCCCCGTAAAGATCAAACCCTCCTCCGTCCTTGGCCGGGTGGCCTCCAGCAGAAGGCAGTCTCCAAAGCAAGACGCCGGTGCCGGCAGTGAGACGGGATGTGGCTCAGCACCCGAGCTGGATGACAACCCACTGGAAGCACGGCTCTTGGAGACGCCTTTTGACGACGGCCCGAAAACACCCAGCAAGGAGTTCTGGCACgtgctcccagcaactggtgagaAAGGAGGGTGGGCGGCCAACTCCGGTGAGCCGAAGGACCACGAAGCTGCTGCGTTGGCCAAACCCTTCTTGGGACAGGCGAGGTCCTCGGAGATTCCTTCCCCAGCATTCACCCGGTCTCCTCTGTCTTCCTTTGCCTCTTCAGACGAAGAGCTGGAGGAAGAGCTCTTCAGTTTCCTGCCTGGCCGAGCCCAGCCGAACACGCCCTGCGGGACCTCGGACTGGTCCGTCTTCGACAAAGACCTTGACCTCTTTCCCTTGGGGGCCACCTCTCACTTTGAGTTCCCGGACTATTGCACCCCGGAGGTGACTGAGATGATAGCTGGGGACTGGCTGATGTCCAGTATCTCGGACTTGGTCTTTACGTACTGA